One Prolixibacteraceae bacterium DNA segment encodes these proteins:
- the rmuC gene encoding DNA recombination protein RmuC, producing MIETILLICILILLSYLILSRKRGQPTNQATENIELEILKNENRELKTEQKSQTQQRDELIRHQSMNELSQKEIIELKDENQRLKEMILQKEERITENKVSISKWQSSHEQLKIENAYIKSKEIDLTQQLKAREETLNEKYITISNLELENKNMHQKVVQERESIVETKQQLQKEFELLANRILENNTQRFANNNKASMDAILKPLQENIALFKGKVEEVYDKESKQRFSLEQEVKKLMELNHRISADAQSLTHALKGESKVQGNWGEMILESILEKSGLRKGEEYFMEHVLRDQEGKRLRNEHGNTMRPDAVIVYPDNRQVIVDAKVSLNAYIRYCETTDPEQQELELKSHVDAIKKHVVTLSNKSYDDYPEALDFTMMFIPNEPAYMAAMKHEPQLWQYAYEKRILILSPTNLITALKLVSDLWKREHQNLNALEIAERGGKLYDKFVGFIENLQKVDKNLSQAQGSFQEAFKQLHTGKDNLVRQTQRLKDLGVKSKKRIPEQYLSESDTPEIE from the coding sequence AATTCTTCTTTCGTATCTAATCCTTTCTAGAAAGAGAGGCCAGCCTACGAATCAAGCCACTGAAAATATTGAATTAGAAATTCTCAAAAATGAAAATAGAGAACTGAAGACAGAACAGAAAAGCCAAACCCAACAAAGAGATGAGCTTATTCGTCACCAGTCCATGAATGAACTCTCTCAGAAAGAGATCATAGAGTTAAAAGATGAAAACCAAAGGCTTAAAGAGATGATTCTTCAGAAGGAGGAAAGAATCACCGAGAACAAAGTAAGCATCTCGAAATGGCAGTCTTCTCATGAGCAACTTAAGATAGAGAATGCCTATATAAAGTCGAAGGAGATAGATCTTACACAACAATTGAAAGCTCGCGAAGAGACGCTTAACGAGAAATATATCACGATTTCTAACCTAGAGTTGGAGAACAAAAATATGCATCAGAAAGTAGTACAAGAACGAGAAAGTATTGTAGAGACAAAACAGCAACTACAGAAAGAGTTTGAACTACTTGCAAATAGGATACTAGAGAACAACACCCAACGCTTTGCTAATAATAACAAAGCATCGATGGATGCCATATTAAAGCCTCTTCAAGAGAATATTGCCCTCTTTAAGGGCAAAGTAGAAGAGGTATACGATAAAGAGTCGAAACAACGCTTTAGCCTCGAACAAGAGGTAAAGAAGTTAATGGAACTGAACCATCGAATCAGTGCCGATGCCCAAAGCCTTACTCATGCACTTAAGGGAGAGAGCAAAGTACAAGGAAACTGGGGAGAGATGATACTAGAGTCGATCTTAGAGAAATCGGGACTACGTAAAGGGGAAGAGTACTTTATGGAACATGTCCTTAGAGATCAAGAGGGGAAGAGGTTGCGTAATGAGCATGGGAATACAATGCGTCCTGATGCAGTGATTGTATATCCCGACAACAGACAGGTGATTGTGGATGCCAAAGTATCCCTCAATGCCTATATTCGCTACTGCGAAACGACAGACCCTGAGCAACAAGAGTTGGAACTAAAGAGTCACGTGGATGCCATCAAGAAGCATGTGGTGACTTTAAGCAATAAGTCATATGATGACTATCCAGAGGCACTAGACTTCACCATGATGTTTATACCAAACGAACCTGCCTATATGGCAGCAATGAAGCATGAGCCTCAACTATGGCAATATGCATATGAGAAGAGAATTTTGATCCTCTCTCCTACAAACCTTATCACGGCACTGAAACTGGTGTCAGATCTATGGAAGAGAGAGCACCAAAACCTTAATGCATTAGAGATTGCAGAGAGAGGAGGCAAACTATACGATAAATTTGTTGGATTTATAGAAAACCTACAGAAGGTAGACAAAAACCTATCACAAGCACAAGGAAGTTTTCAAGAGGCTTTCAAACAGCTTCATACAGGAAAAGATAACCTAGTTCGACAGACACAGAGGTTAAAAGATCTAGGAGTAAAGAGTAAGAAACGTATCCCTGAACAATATCTTTCGGAATCGGATACTCCAGAAATAGAGTAA
- a CDS encoding SDR family NAD(P)-dependent oxidoreductase, giving the protein MMKTILITGATAGIGEACASKFGVEGHRLVLTGRRQDRLNTMVENLSSKGVDAYAFCFDITKKEEVDVAVKEIFHTVGTVDVLINNAGLAVGLELLHEGVVDDWERMIDTNIKGLLYMTRAIAPKMVEVQEGHIINVSSIAGKDVYRFGNVYCATKHAVDALSKAMRVDMIQDNIKVTNIAPGMVETEFSLVRFKGDAARADKVYQQFAPLLAEDIADAIVYVTNTPKHVCINDLVITPTAQANPFYTV; this is encoded by the coding sequence ATAATGAAGACAATATTAATCACAGGTGCAACTGCTGGGATAGGAGAAGCCTGTGCTTCTAAGTTTGGAGTGGAAGGCCACCGCTTGGTACTTACTGGAAGACGTCAAGATCGATTAAATACTATGGTTGAGAATCTTAGTTCTAAAGGGGTGGATGCGTATGCTTTCTGTTTCGATATTACCAAAAAGGAGGAGGTAGATGTCGCTGTGAAAGAGATATTTCATACTGTCGGTACCGTTGATGTATTGATTAATAATGCTGGATTGGCTGTTGGATTAGAACTTCTTCATGAAGGGGTTGTGGACGACTGGGAACGAATGATTGACACCAATATAAAAGGGTTGCTATATATGACGAGGGCTATCGCTCCCAAAATGGTAGAAGTACAAGAGGGACACATCATCAATGTCTCTTCGATTGCAGGAAAAGATGTCTATCGTTTTGGAAATGTATATTGTGCGACGAAGCATGCAGTTGATGCACTAAGTAAAGCGATGCGTGTCGATATGATTCAAGACAATATCAAAGTAACTAATATTGCGCCAGGAATGGTGGAGACAGAGTTTTCATTGGTTCGTTTTAAAGGGGATGCAGCGCGAGCAGATAAGGTATATCAGCAATTTGCCCCTCTTCTAGCAGAAGATATTGCAGATGCGATAGTCTATGTGACCAACACACCAAAGCATGTATGTATCAATGATCTTGTGATTACACCCACAGCACAAGCCAACCCATTCTATACCGTGTAG
- a CDS encoding arabinogalactan endo-1,4-beta-galactosidase has translation MRLYHVFVWFALLSVGGCFASCSTKEEVVTPDKPLPSDNSFYHGVDLSYVNQVMDHGGVYKENGEVSTPYHFLVKKGANLVRLRLWHNPDWVKSIYGDSTPLYSGLEDVMKSISLAKREGAAVLLDIHYSDTWADPSHQSPPKAWENIDNITVLKDSVYNYTYSLLKKMALQNHLPEFVQIGNEINGGILSTDTKANFPKLSVYDDHWDNQGQVINEGIRAVRHINREFGGDSKVVLHVADPKNLSWWFDNISGKGGVTDYDVAGFSYYYIWHKQIAFAQLEDHIRDFKNSIGKEVMLLETSYPFTIADADNYPNSFGSQEPLEGYPFTLDGQKQYMIDLTQMMMDAGASGVIIWEPAWISSHMKDFWGTSSSWDNCTFFDFDGEMTKVVDYLHYPYK, from the coding sequence ATGAGACTTTATCATGTGTTCGTATGGTTTGCGTTACTCTCTGTTGGGGGATGTTTCGCTTCTTGCTCCACGAAAGAAGAGGTTGTGACACCAGATAAGCCTCTTCCTTCGGATAATTCCTTTTACCATGGGGTAGACCTGAGCTATGTGAATCAAGTCATGGATCATGGAGGAGTATATAAAGAGAACGGTGAAGTCTCGACTCCTTATCATTTTTTGGTGAAAAAAGGGGCCAATTTGGTTCGTCTTCGTCTGTGGCATAATCCTGATTGGGTGAAGTCTATATATGGCGACTCGACTCCACTGTATAGTGGCTTAGAGGATGTGATGAAGTCGATCTCTCTTGCAAAGAGGGAAGGGGCTGCAGTCCTTTTAGATATCCACTATTCAGATACTTGGGCGGACCCTTCTCATCAATCTCCCCCAAAGGCATGGGAGAATATTGATAACATAACAGTTCTGAAGGATTCTGTCTATAACTATACCTACTCTCTTTTGAAGAAGATGGCACTTCAGAACCACCTTCCTGAGTTTGTTCAGATAGGAAATGAGATAAATGGAGGGATACTATCTACTGATACCAAAGCCAACTTCCCGAAACTCTCTGTCTATGATGATCACTGGGACAACCAAGGGCAGGTGATCAATGAAGGGATTCGTGCAGTGCGTCATATTAATAGAGAATTTGGTGGAGATAGTAAAGTGGTACTTCATGTTGCTGATCCGAAGAATCTCTCTTGGTGGTTCGATAATATTAGCGGTAAAGGAGGAGTGACTGACTATGATGTGGCAGGCTTCTCTTACTATTATATATGGCACAAACAGATTGCATTTGCCCAGTTGGAAGACCATATTAGAGATTTTAAAAACTCGATTGGAAAAGAGGTGATGCTTTTAGAGACCTCCTATCCATTTACTATTGCCGATGCCGATAACTATCCTAATAGCTTTGGTAGTCAAGAGCCTCTTGAAGGATACCCTTTCACTTTGGACGGTCAAAAACAGTATATGATCGATTTAACCCAAATGATGATGGACGCAGGGGCTTCGGGTGTTATTATTTGGGAACCTGCTTGGATCTCTTCTCATATGAAAGACTTTTGGGGAACTAGTTCTTCTTGGGATAACTGTACTTTCTTTGATTTTGATGGAGAGATGACAAAGGTGGTTGATTACCTGCACTATCCGTATAAATAG